The uncultured Eubacteriales bacterium region GGCGGGGTCAGTCTCACTCACCGTCATGTGCCCGCAGTCGGCGCAGTACCAGACGGGGATCTGGTGCCCCCACCACAGCTGACGGGAGATGCACCAGTCGTGGACGTTCTCCATCCAGTTGGTGTATATCTTGGAGAAACGGTCGGGGACGAACTTGGTCTCCCCCTCGTTGACGACGCGCAGCGCTTCCTTGGCCAGGGGCTCCATCTTCACGAACCACTGGGCGGAGATCAGGGGCTCCACGTCAGTGCCGCAGCGGTAGCAGGTGCCCACGTTGTGGGTGTGGGGCTCGATCTTCTCCAGCAGGCCCAAGGCCTCCAGGTCGGCAACCACCGCCTTGCGGGCATCAATGCGGTCCAGTCCCTGGTATTTGCCGCCGTTCTCGTTCACCTTGCCGTTGTCGTCCAACACCCGGATGGTCTCCAGGTTGTGGCGCAGGCCCACCTCGAAGTCGTTGGGGTCGTGGGCGGGGGTCATCTTCACGCAGCCGGTGCCAAACTCCATGTCCACGTACTCGTCGGCCACGATGGGAATTTCCTTGTCCATCAAGGGCAGGACGCAGGTCTTGCCCACAATGTCCTTATAGCGGTCGTCATTGGGGTTCACTGCCACGCCGGTATCGCCCAGCATGGTCTCGGGTCGGGTGGTGGCCACGATGACGTAGCGCCCCGCCTCCCCCTTAATGGGGTACTTGATATGCCAGAAGTGGCCGGGTTTCTCCTTGTATTCCACCTCCGCGTCGGAGAGGGCAGTGGTGCAGTGGGGGCACCAGTTGATGATGCGGCTGCCCTTATAAATGAGTCCGTCGTTGTACATCTTCACAAAGACGTGGCGCACAGCGGCGGAGAGTCCCTCGTCCATGGTGAAGCGGGAACGGCTCCAGTCGCAGGAGGCGCCCAGTTTCTTCTGCTGCTCCACAATGCGGCCACCGTACTTGGCCTTCCAGTCCCACACCCGCTCCAGGAATTTTTCACGGCCCAGATCGTAGCGGGTAAGTCCCTCGCTCTTGCGCAGCTCTTCCTCTACCTTGATCTGAGTGGCGATGCCCGCATGGTCGGTTCCGGGCACCCATAGGGCGGCGTAGCCCTGCATACGTTTAAAGCGGGTCAGGATGTCCTGAAGGGTACAGTCCATGGCATGACCCATATGGAGTTGACCCGTCACATTGGGGGGCGGCATGACAATGGTAAAGGGCTTTTTATCAGGGTCCCGGTGGCCCTCAAAGCAGCCGTTGCTCTCCCACATTTCATAGATGCGCCCCTCTGCCTCCTGGGGCTCGTAGGTCTTCGGTAATTCTCTGTTCATCGGTCACAACTCCTATCAAAAATCCGCAGATGTCTTTCGCTTGCCCCGGCTGTGGTTACCCTAAAAAACAAAAATCGCCCTGAGCCAAAAGGCTCAGGGCGAACAGTGCTGTCCGTGGTACCACCTGAATTCGGGCGTGATAATATGCCCGCACTTCAAGACCTATAACGGAGGCCTCCGGCCTGCCATACTCCTCTTCCGGCAGGCGCTCCGGGGCCACCTTCCCTACTCCCTCGGAGGGCTTTTCACCAAGCCAGCCCCTCTCTGCACGTCAGGAGTACGTACTCTTCCCCATCGTCACTTTGCGATATTGTTTCATAGTATATGCAAAAAGAGTCAAAATGTCAAGCGTGAGAGAAAAAAGCCGTCCCAACTCCTTAAGGGAAAACCTTCCGTTTCCATGCAGCAGCCGCGCAGCCCTCTCGGGCGGCGCGGCTGCTGTGTTTTAATTCCCACACTCAATAGATATCTCGTTAAACACCTTCAAGAGCTCCTCGATCTTATACCCAGCCTTCTCCTCCCCCGCCGCGTCGATAACACAGCGGCCCCTATCCATCATGACCAGCCGGCTCCCGTATTCCACGGCGAAACGGAGGTTGTGGGTAACCATGATGGCGGAGAGCTTTTTCTCCCTGACAATCCTGTCGGTGAGCTCCATGACGTTTTCGGCACTCTTGGGGTCCAAGGCCGCAGTGTGTTCGTCAAGCACCAATAGGTCGATGGGGGTCATGGCCGAGATGAGGAGAGCCAACGCCTGCCGTTGTCCACCGGAGAGGACGCCCACCTGCTGATGCAGCTTATCCTCCAACCCCAGATGGAGCAACTCCAGCTGGCTCTTATAGTAGTCTACACGCCTGTGGTTCACTCCACGGGTAAGCCCGAACGCGCCCCCCTTACTGTCGGCCAGGGACATATTCTCCAAGATGGTGAGCGTAGGGCAGGTGCCCTTGGCCGGATCCTGAAAGACCCGGCCGATGCGGGCGGCCCGGCGGTACTCAGGCATTTTAGTGATGTCCTTGCCCCCCAGGAGGATGGAGCCGCAGTCCACGGGGAGGCTGCCGCAGATGAGGTTTAACATAGTGGTCTTGCCGGAGCCGTTAGAGCCCACCACCGAGATGAACTCCCCCTCACGGATGACGAAAGAGAAGTCCTCAAAAATCCCCATCTGGCTCACCGTGCCTGGGTTAAAGACCTTGTTTACATGGTCCAGGCGCACAAGCTCAGGCATGGAGCACGCCCCCTTTCTTCCTGCCAAGCCGGTCGCTCAGCAGGGCGGCTACGAAGAGGGCCGCCATGGCAAGCTTGAGGGCGTTGGGCGGGAGGTAGAGCATAGCGATCAGGAGGATGGCCTTGTAGATGACGGTGCCCGCCAGAGCCTTGGTGGTGGTTCCCACCCGGCGCAGGCGGCCTAAGACGCTGGTACCGATGATGACGGCGGCCAGAGCCTGCACCACCATGCCGGTGCCGATGCTGACACTGGCACTCTCGGCCTGCTGGGCGAAGACAGCCCCTGCCAGGGCGGTGCAGCCGTTGCCGATGGCGAGGCCAAGAATCTTCATCCGTCCCTGATCCCGGGCTAATGCGGTGACATACTGGGCGTTGTCCCCCGCGGCCCGGAGGAGAAGGCCCGACTTGGTCTTCAGGAACCAGTCCAGCAGCAGCTTGACGGCAATCACGAAGAGGAAAGTGACCAGCAACACCCGGTACTTGTAGATCCCCTCCGGCAGGAGCGCTACCGGCCCGGAGGTAAAGATGGTGGGCTTATTATAAAACTGGAGGATGGCGGACCCACCCAGGATAAAGAGGTTCACCGACCATAGCGCGGTCATGGTGATGATGCCGGAGAGGAGGTCCGCCACCTTGAGCTTAACGTGGAGGACCCCGGTGAACGCCCCCGCCAGCATCCCCAGCAGGAACACCAGCACACAGGCAAGCCACGGGTTCACCCCGGCGGTGATGAGGGCGGCGGTGGCGCAGGCCCCCAGGGGAAAGGTGCCGTCCACGCTTAGATCCGGAAAATCCAATATCTTATAGGTGATGTAGACGCCCATGACCATAATGCCGTAGATAAAGGATTCCTCCAGCACGCTTTTCACCAGGCCGAGGATGATATCCATGTTGTCGCTTCCTTTCAGTGGGACCGCTGAAATTTACTGGTCCACGTTTTCAGCAGAGGAGTAGTCGGCGGGGAGAGTCATGCCGAACTTGTCGAAGTTAGCCTGGGAGTAAACGGGTACGGAATCGGCCACCACGGAAACCGGGATGGCGCTGGGATCGGCGCCATTCAGCACCTGGACGGCCAGATTGCCTGTCTCCACGCCGAGGGCCACGTAGTCCAGACTTTCAGAGGCCACGCAGCCGTTGCGGACCTGCTCGATCTCGCTGCCGAAGACGGGGATGCCGGCAGCGTCGGTGGCGTGGAGGAGGGTGGAGAGGTTGTTGACCACGTTGTTATCGGTGAAGTTATTGACGCAGTCCACTCCCTTGCCCACCAGGGCAGCTGCGCCGGAGGCGACCTCGCTCTCATTGGTGATGCCCACGGCCTCGACGGTCAGGTCATATTTGGGGGCCAGCTCCTTAAAGGTCTCGAGAGCGGAGACCGAGTTGGGTTCGCTGGTGGTGTAGAGAACGCCTACGGTCTTGGCGTCTGGGAGCATGGCACGGATCATCTTGAGCTGGCCATCCAAATTGAGGGTGTCCGTCGTACCGGTGGTGCCGTTGCCGGGGTTTTCCAGGGTCTTGACCAGGCCCGCGGCCACGGGGTCGCTGACAGCGCAGAAGACGGTGGGGATACCGGAGTCCTTGGCGGCGGAGTAGGCGCTCATTGCGGCGGGCGTCGCCACGCCGATGATGAGGTCGTATTTAGAGGCCACCATGTTCTTGGCAATCATGTCGGCGGTCTCGGCCTGCCCCTGGGCGTTCTTCACATCAATGGTAACGCCGTTCTCGCTATCCTTATAACCGGCGGCCTCCAGGCCCTGAATGGTGCCTTCGGTGCAATTGTCAAGAGAGGGGTGGGGGGCATACTGGATGATGCCGATAGTGACGTTCTTTGTCTCAGCGCTGGGGCTGACGGCAGTGCTGGCGCTGGGGCTGGCGGAGCCCGAGGGCACTGCCGAGGGGGAGGCGCTGCCCCCTCCGGTGGAGCAGGCGGCAAGGGGCAGGGTCATGGCGGCGGCGGCGGCCAGAGACAGGAGTTTCTTTAGGGTGTGCTTTTTCATGGTGATTTCTCCTCAATTTAAATTTGGGCGGCAGATGGGCCAGCATAAGTGTTCGCAATAAAACAAACAAAAAGACGCTCTCATCCCATTTCTGGGACAAAAGCGTCAGCTTCTGCGATACCACCCAAATTGACGTCCGAAGACGCCCACTCGTTTCACGTGCCATCACACGTGCCCGATGGATAACGGGTGGGAACCCGTCGGCATCTACTGGGATTACTCCGTTCAAGCCGCCCTCCGAAGTCCATTCACACCCCGCCTTGTATCCCGCTCACACTGTCCGGGACTCGCTTTGCCTTGGCCGCGGATGCTACTTCTCTCCGTCATAGGTTTGGTGCTATGTTGCTGTATTGCATTATAAGCACCCGCGGTCACATTTGTCAACTACTTTTTAACGATATCTTCCCTCCTCCCGCTCCATCAGAGGGGTGAGGGTGGCCCGGATGTTCTCCCTGGCCGTCGCAATATCCCGCACCCGGATGGCATGAAAAACCCGGGCGGCGTTCTCATAAATAGCTCGGTTTCCATCCCTGCGGGCAAACTGGGCCCACAAGGTCAGGTTGGGCACCCGGAACGCCTGGTAGATGAGGGGTATGAGGGTGTTGCTCCCCAGTAAAGTCAGCTCGTGGTAAAAGGCGAAGGCCGCCTCGGCCACTGCCTGGGGGGCTTGGGCTCTCTCCAATTCGGCAAGCAGACCCTCCAGCGCGGCGAGGCCCTCCTCGGTCAGCATGGGAATGGCCTGCTCCACCGCCAGTTGGTCGAAAATGAGCTTGATTTCCAGTATGGAGCGAATCTCCTCGGGCCGCAGCCGCCCGCCGTTATACTCCATAATAGAACGGATGGTCTCGGGCGTGCCCGTGCGGCGGTAGTCGGCCACGTAGACCCCCGCTCGGGGCTTTACGTGCAGAAAGCCCTTCCGGGCAAGGTCCGAGATACCCCCGTTCACCACCGCCCGGCTCACCTGCATCTGCTCGGCCAGCTCCCGCTCAGAGGGCAGCCGCTCCCCCACTGCAAGCTGGCCGGATAAAATCATGCTCTCCATCTCCCGGATGAAGAGTTCCTTCAGTGTGGGCGCACTCAGCTTTGAAAATTCCATTGCGGGCCTCCTATGTCTCCATGACATTGGTATAACCAGATACCAGATTGAGATTATCACACTGTAAGCATAAAATCAAGGTCTATTTTTATCGATTTTCGCATAATTATTAAAGTAAATTGTCCGTTTTCCCTTGACATTACCCAAATGTTAAGTTAACATTTTAACAAGATTTGTCCCATAAAATTCTGGTCCGACCAGAACCCGCCGCCCCGCCGGGCAGAAAGGAAGGCACGACCATGCAGGAATTCAAGGTGCTGGAGATCAAGCAGAGCGTGTTTGAAAACAACGACCGGGACGCGGACCGCCTCCGGGAGGAACTGCGGGAGAAGAACATCTTCCTCCTCAACCTCATGTCCTCCCCCGGTGCGGGAAAGACCACCACCCTGACCCAAACCATTAACCGTCTGAAGGACAGGCTGAATATCGCCGTTATGGAGGCCGACATCGACTCCGACGTGGACGCCCACACCATCGCCTCCACCGGGGCAAGGGTCATCCAGCTCCACACCGGCGGCATGTGCCACCTGGACGCGGACATGACCCGTCAGGGATTAACGGGTCTGGGGGCTGAGGGGGCCGACCTGGTCGTTCTCGAAAATGTGGGAAATCTGGTCTGCCCAGCCGAGTTTGATACCGGCTCAACCAAAAACGCCATGATTTTAAGTGTACCCGAGGGGGACGACAAGCCCCTCAAGTACCCCCTGATGTTCAAGATCTGCGACGTGTTGCTGATCAATAAAACCGACACGCTCCACGTCTTTGACTTCAACATGGAGAAGTGTATCGAGCGGGTCAAAAAGCTCAACCCCAGCATTAAGGTCATCCCAATTTCGGCCAAGACCGGCGGAGGGATTGACGCGTGGTGCGACTGGCTGTACGGCGCGGTCAGTGAGTTCCGCTCTGGGAACTGAAATTAAAGGAGGAACACAAGTATGAGAGAGCTTACAAAAATGTGGTTCCCCGAGGGGTATGTCTGTCAGCATAACGAGAAGGTCATGGCCCTGGCTAACCTCATCGGCCGGAAAAAGCCGGGCAAGGGCTTTGCCTGGGACGACCCGGAGTACGTTATCCTGGAGGCCGGCGTGGACGACGAGATGGCCGAGATGGGCCTCGCCATGGGCTACTTCACCAAGCGTACCGCCCCCGAGATGGCCCGCCTCACCGGCAAGAGCGAGGAATACTGTCACGAGCAAATGATGAAACTGGCGGTGTATGGCACCACCTTCGTCAACGTTATCAACGGGGTGGACACCTTCTGGCATGCTGAGAGCTGGATTCCCGGCGTAATGGAGATGATCGTCAACAATCTCGACAACGTGAAGAATTACCCAATCGTTGCCTACGCGATGGAGGCTTACGGCCGTGTGCGCGGCCCTCTGAGCGCGGGCATGTTCCCCCCCGGCATCGGACTCATGCGGGTCATCCCCATCGAGTCCGCCATCGATGGCACCAGCCGCAGGGCAAGCTACGAGGAGGTCTCTACCTACCTCAACGAGAACACCATCTTCTCCTGCTCCCCCTGCTCCTGCCGGACCGACCGGGAGGCCATGGGCGAGGGCTGCGGCCACCTGAAGGAGGACATGTGCATCCAGCTCGGCCACGCCGCCGAGTACTACATCCGAACCGGCCGGGCCCGGGCCATCACCCGGGAGGAGGCCTTTGAGATTATCAAGCGCGCTGAAGAGAACGGCCTCATGCACCAGATCCCAAACATTGACGGCTCGGGCAAGACCCACGCCATCTGCAACTGCTGCGGATGCTCCTGCCTGTCTCTGCGCACGGGTAGTATGTACAAGAACACGGACATGGTCCGCTCCAACTACGTCTCCCGCGTGGATAAGGAGAAGTGCGTGGCCTGCGGCCAGTGCGTGGAGCACTGTCCCGTCAACGCACTCAAGCTGGGGCAGAAGCTCTGCTCCACCGGACCCGTCACTGAGGATATCACCACCAAGCGCACCCCCCGCAACAACGAATGGGGCCAGAAGGACTGGAACCCCGATTACCGTACCAACCGTCAGGAGGTGGTGGACACTGGTACCGCCCCCTGCAAAACAAGCTGTCCCGCTCACATCGCCGTGCAGGGCTATATCAAGCTGGCCGCTCAAGGTAAGTACCGGGAGGCCCTCCAGCTCATTAAAATGGAAAACCCCTTTCCCGCCGTCTGCGGCCGGGTGTGCAACCGCCGGTGTGAGGACGCCTGCACCCGCGGCAGCCTGGATGAGCCCATCGCCATCGACGAGATCAAGAAATTCATCGCCGAGCAGGACCTGGACGAAACGAGCCGTTTCATCCCCAAGAAGCGCCATGACTACAGCGACAAGAAGATTGCCATCGTAGGTGCCGGCCCGGCCGGCCTCTCCTGTGCCTACTACCTGGCTCAGGACGGGTACGACATCACAGTATTTGAAAAACAGGAGCGCCTGGGCGGCATGCTAACCTTGGGCATCCCCTCCTTCGTCCTGGAGAAGAACGTGGTAGACGCCGAGATCGACGTCCTTCGGGAACTGGGCGTCAAGTTCAAAACCGGCGTAGAGGTCGGCAGGGACGTGACCCTGGACGAGTTGAGGGGCCAGGGCTACAAGGCCTTTTACCTGGCTGTGGGCGCCCAGCAGGGCCGTGGCCTGGGCTTAGAGGGAGAAGATGCCCAGGGGGTCCTCTCGGGCGTGGAGCTCCTCCGTCGGGTCAACCTGTCGGAGGAAAAGCTGGTCTCCGGCAAAGTGGTGGTCATTGGCGGCGGCAACGTGGCCATTGACGTGGCCCGCTCGGCCAGGCGCTGCGGTGGCGAGCAGGTAGAGCTGTACTGCCTGGAGAGCCGCGCTGAAATGCCTGCCCTGGACGAGGAGGTGGAGGCGGCCGAGCATGAGCATATCTCCATTCATAACGGCTGGGGCCCCAAGCGCATTCTCACTGAAAACGGCAAGGTCACCGGGGTGGAATTCAAGCGCTGCGTCAGCGTCTTTGACGAGAACCGCCGTTTCTCCCCCAAGTACGATGAGAACGACGTCATGGTCGTTCCTGCCGACTGGGTGGCCCTCTCCGTGGGCCAGGCTATCGACTGGGGAGGCCTCCTGGACGGGAGCTCAGCCGTCCTTGGCCGCAACAACACCATCCAGGTGGACGACTGGACCTACCAGACCGCCCAGAGCGACGTCTTCGCCGGCGGCGACGCGGTAACCGGCCCCAGGTTTGCCATCGACGCCATCGCCGCCGGTAAACAGGGTGCCATCTCCATCCACCGTTTCGTCCAGCCCGGCCAGGATCTGCGCTTTGGCCGCAGCCGCCGGGAGTTTATAGAGCTGGATAAGTCCACCGCCGTGCTGGAGGGCTACGACAACACCCCCCGCCAGCGGCCCCAGGCGGCGGAAACTCCCGACGCCCCCTCCTTCCGGGACACCCGGGGCACCTTCACCGAGGAGCAGATGAAAAAAGAGAGCGAGCGCTGCCTGGGCTGTGGAGCCACGGTGGTGGACGAGTATATGTGCGTGGGCTGCGGCATGTGCACCACAAAATGCAAGTTCGACGCTATCCGCCTAGAGCGGGCCTATGACAGCCCGGGCGTCGCCTTCCTGGACATCAAGAAGACCATCACCCCTCACGTCCTCAAGCGCAAGGTGAAGATCACCGCCAAAAAGGTCTTCGGCGGGAAAGAGTAAGCCATGCATGAGTTAGGCATCATGTACCACGTGGTGGAGCAGGTCCTCCGCATCGCGGCCGGTAACGGCCTCACCCAAGTGGACACTCTTGTCCTCCAGGTGGGAGAGCTGTCCTCCGTTATCCCTCATTACTTAGAGGCCTGCTTCCCCGCAGCTGTCGACGGCACACTTCTGGAGAAGACCAAGCTTTCCATCGAGGTCCTTCCCGCCAACGGCCTGTGCTCTTCCTGCGGCAAGGTCTTCGGCCTGGTGGAGCACCACAGGACCTGCCCCCACTGCGGCGGCCGGGAGTACGAGACCCTGAGCGGCAGCGAATTTTACATCAAGGAGATCGTCGCCTGTTAAAAACCATAAATTGTTTTCAGATAGAGGAGTGACCTCCATTGCCCGCCCTTTCAGAGCTGCGATATGAACCCGACCCGGCCCGGCAGACCCGGGACTTCTTCGACCGCCTTGCCCCCCAATGGGACGGTATGGCCCACGCGTCCGACGACAAGATCGACGCCATTCTCACCCAGGCCGGGGTACCCCATGGAGGGCGTATCCTAGACGTGGCCTGTGGCACCGGCATCCTCTTCCCCGCCCTTTTCCGCCGCTCCCCCTCCCTTCTCCGGGCCATCGACCTGTCCCCCCGCATGGTAGCTCTGGCGCGGACGAAACACTCCGGCGCGGAGGTCACCGCCGAGGACTTTTATTCTTTCAGCCAGGGCGGCTTTGACTGCATAGTGGTCTACAATGCTTACCCCCACTTCCTGGATAAGACCCTCTTTGCCGCCCAGGCCTACCGCTGCCTCAGGCCAGGTGGCAGGCTGGTCGTCGCCCATGGCTGCGGCAGGCGGGCGCTTAACAACCGGCACCACGCGGGCCCCGCCCAGGTCGTCTCCACCCCCCTCCTCTCCTGCACCGAGGAGTCCCTCCGCCTGGGTTACCGCTTCACCTTTGACGTGATGGCGGACGAGGAGGATCGCTACATCCTCTCCGGAAGAAAAAAATAAAAAGGAAACGAGAGCGGTCACTCGCTCTCGTTTCCTTTTTATAAGCCGTCCGGCTCCCCGTTTTTCCGTTCCCGCCGTAAGAATGCAAACTTGGTCTCCGAGCAGAGGATGGCGATGAAGATGAGTGCAAACCCCAGCAGCATAGGCCCCGTCGGCCGCTCTTGCCCCGCCAGGACGGAGAAGAACACTCCGAAGGGGGCCTCCAGGGCCAAAAGCACCGCCGCCGTGGCCGGGGGCGTGTATTTCTGCCCCACGTTCTGGAAAAGGAGCGCCCCCGCCGTGGCGAACACCGACAGATACACAAGGCTCCCCACCGCCCCCGCGGTAATGCCCACGGGAAATTCCTCAAAAATAAGGGCGAAAACCCAGGCCCACACCGCCGTGACCGCGAACTGCACTGCGGTAAGCAGGAAAATGTCCTTCCCCTGGGCATTCTTCGCCACGGCGATGATGTGGCAGGCGTAGAGAAGGCCGGAACCCAAAGTAAGTACGTCCCCCCAGCCCATCGATAAATCTGCCGACAGGCTCACAAGCCCCACCCCCGTGATGCACAGAAGGGCCGCCGCCACGTTGTATCGGTCCGGTCGCTGGTGAGAAACTACCCAGTAGAGAAATGGCACGATCACGCAGTAAACGGCCGTCAGAAAGGCGTTTTTCCCCGGCGTGGTCAACATAAGGCCGAAGGTCTGGGCGCTGTACGCCCCAAAGAGCAGAGTGCCCATCACGGCCCCTCCCATCAGATACCCCCGGTCCAGCAGCTTGAGTTTCTTCCAAAAGATCGCCACGAGAATGGCCGCCCCCGCCGTAAAGCGAAACGCCAGCAGATAGAACGTGGGCACCGTATCCAGCGTGTTCTTCATGATGACAAAGGTGGAGCCCCAAATAACGGTGGCCAGAACGATGAGCGGGCGGGCGAGCTTTGAGAGTGCGGTTTCATTCATGGTTGACGAGCTCCCCTTTTGTGTGGTATTATAGAACAAATTTTCGAGGTGAGGTTTATGTCGAAATTGACGCGGGATTTCTATGACCGGGACACCCTGACCGTAGCCAGGGACCTGTTGGGCAAGCATCTGGTGCGCTTGGTAGACGGTCTGCCCCTGGCCTGCCGCATCACCGAGACCGAAGGCTATATCGGCCGCCTGGACAAGGCCTGCCACGCATATGCCTATAGGCGCACCCCCCGGACCGAGACTCTATTTACCCGCCCCGGTACGGCGTATATTTACCTCATCTACGGGATGTACGACTGCCTAAATTTTGTGACCGAACCCGAGGGCGAACCTGCCGCAGTCCTCATCCGGGCAGCTGAGCCTGTTGCGGAATGGGGCGATGCCATTGCCCACAACCGCTATGGCTGCGGCCTCGCCGACATGACGGTCTACCAGAAGAAGAACTTTCTCAACGGCCCCGGTAAGCTCTGCCGAGGGCTGAAACTGACCCGCGCTCAGAACGGCCTGGACCTGACCGGGGACGAGCTCTATGTCTGGGATGCCGGGGAGACCCCGGCCCATATCAATATAAGCAAACGCGTCGGCATCGACTACGCCGAAGAGGCGGCAGATTTCCCCTGGAGGTTCTGGATATGATTTTGTTCGACCTAGACGGCACCCTCATCGACTCTAACAGCATCTGGGAGGATATCGACTCCGCCTTTCTGGGCCGCCGGGGCCTCCTGTCAACCGAGGAGTACGCTCACCGAATGGGCCAGTCCATTTTCCCCGTGGCAGCCCAGTTGACGAAGGATTACTTCGCCCTTGACATGACCCCCCAGGAGATTATGGATGAGTGGACCCATTTGGCGGGGGACGCCTACGCCCACGTCCCCCTCAAGCCTGGAGCGGCGGAATTTCTGGAGCAATGCCGCCTGGAGGGCCGCCGTCTCGCCCTGGTCACCGCCTGCGTGCCCGGCCTCTGCCGTACCGCCCTGTCCGCACACGGCCTGGAGCAATATTTCGACAAGCTCGTGTTCGCCCAGGAACTGGGACTTGAAAAGCGGGACCCCCTGGTCTTCCACCGCTCCGCCGAGCTGCTGGGCGTCTCCCCCGAAGGCTGCACCCTCTACGAGGACGCCCCCGCCAACTGCGCCGCCGCCAAAACAGCCGGTATGCGGGTGGTGGGCGTGTACGACCCCTTCTACCGTCGGTATGAGGCAGAGATGCGCCGCACCTGCGACCAGTACATCACCAGCTTTACGGAGCTGCTATAGAAACGACCACGGGCGACACAACTGCTTTTGAATTAAGGGGGCAGGGGACAAACAGCAGGGCATTGAATATGCCCTTGTTTGTCCCCTGGCTTTTTCTTTCCCCCGCGGGAGGCGCCGCCCCTCTGCATAGGGGAAGTCTCCCATCCGCTAAATCTTACTCATATGCTGGGCCGCCGACTTGAGCATCAGTTTCTTCGTCCCCACATTGTCAAAGGCAATCTCGATAAGCGCGTCGCCCCCCATCTTCTGGACCGACACCACCATACCGTTACCGAACGCCTTATGTGTCACCATCTCGCCTCGCTGGTACTCGGGCAGGGCCGCGCCCGCGGACTTTATGCCGCCCACCGCGGTACTGGGCCGCGCAGTTTTTCTCTCGTTGGCGCCGCCTCCCTGGGCGGAGTGCTCTCCGATCGAATATCCCCGATCATACCCGCCGCTCCGGTATCCGCCGGCAGCGGAGGGCTTTTTCTCTACAGAAGTGGGCGCGGGCTTCCAGCCTTCGTCAAAGTCGCTGTTCTCGCTCAAATAGCTCCGCCCCGACTTCTCCACGAAGTCACCGGGAATCTCCCCCACAAAACGGGAGGGCCTGTTGTTGCTTGTGCGGCCAAAGAGCATCCTCTGGGCCGCGCAGGTAAGGTAAAGCTTTTCCTTCGCCCTCGTCATGGCCACGTAGCAGAGCCGCCGCTCCTCCTCCATCTCCTCCATCTCTCCGATGGCCCGGATGCCGGGGAAGATTCCCTCCTCCACACCAACGACGAAGACCACCGGAAACTCCAGCCCCTTGGCCGAGTGCATGGTCATCATCACGGCGCAGTCCTCGTTGGGGTCATGGTTATCGAGGTCGGTGTACAGCGCGATCTCGTCCAGAAAACCGGACAGATTGGGCTCCGCCGCGTTCTCCAGATAGCCATTGATGGAGGTGAGGAGCTCGCGCACATTCTCAAGCCGAGTGCGGTCTTCCACCGTGTTTTTCTGCTCCAGCATGATGCCGTACCCTGTGCGGATGATGAGCTCCTCATAAAAGTCGGGGAG contains the following coding sequences:
- a CDS encoding Hydrogenase expression/synthesis HypA; amino-acid sequence: MHELGIMYHVVEQVLRIAAGNGLTQVDTLVLQVGELSSVIPHYLEACFPAAVDGTLLEKTKLSIEVLPANGLCSSCGKVFGLVEHHRTCPHCGGREYETLSGSEFYIKEIVAC
- a CDS encoding conserved hypothetical protein (Evidence 4 : Homologs of previously reported genes of unknown function) produces the protein MPALSELRYEPDPARQTRDFFDRLAPQWDGMAHASDDKIDAILTQAGVPHGGRILDVACGTGILFPALFRRSPSLLRAIDLSPRMVALARTKHSGAEVTAEDFYSFSQGGFDCIVVYNAYPHFLDKTLFAAQAYRCLRPGGRLVVAHGCGRRALNNRHHAGPAQVVSTPLLSCTEESLRLGYRFTFDVMADEEDRYILSGRKK
- a CDS encoding putative 3-methyladenine DNA glycosylase (Evidence 3 : Function proposed based on presence of conserved amino acid motif, structural feature or limited homology), coding for MSKLTRDFYDRDTLTVARDLLGKHLVRLVDGLPLACRITETEGYIGRLDKACHAYAYRRTPRTETLFTRPGTAYIYLIYGMYDCLNFVTEPEGEPAAVLIRAAEPVAEWGDAIAHNRYGCGLADMTVYQKKNFLNGPGKLCRGLKLTRAQNGLDLTGDELYVWDAGETPAHINISKRVGIDYAEEAADFPWRFWI
- a CDS encoding conserved hypothetical protein (Evidence 4 : Homologs of previously reported genes of unknown function) produces the protein MRELTKMWFPEGYVCQHNEKVMALANLIGRKKPGKGFAWDDPEYVILEAGVDDEMAEMGLAMGYFTKRTAPEMARLTGKSEEYCHEQMMKLAVYGTTFVNVINGVDTFWHAESWIPGVMEMIVNNLDNVKNYPIVAYAMEAYGRVRGPLSAGMFPPGIGLMRVIPIESAIDGTSRRASYEEVSTYLNENTIFSCSPCSCRTDREAMGEGCGHLKEDMCIQLGHAAEYYIRTGRARAITREEAFEIIKRAEENGLMHQIPNIDGSGKTHAICNCCGCSCLSLRTGSMYKNTDMVRSNYVSRVDKEKCVACGQCVEHCPVNALKLGQKLCSTGPVTEDITTKRTPRNNEWGQKDWNPDYRTNRQEVVDTGTAPCKTSCPAHIAVQGYIKLAAQGKYREALQLIKMENPFPAVCGRVCNRRCEDACTRGSLDEPIAIDEIKKFIAEQDLDETSRFIPKKRHDYSDKKIAIVGAGPAGLSCAYYLAQDGYDITVFEKQERLGGMLTLGIPSFVLEKNVVDAEIDVLRELGVKFKTGVEVGRDVTLDELRGQGYKAFYLAVGAQQGRGLGLEGEDAQGVLSGVELLRRVNLSEEKLVSGKVVVIGGGNVAIDVARSARRCGGEQVELYCLESRAEMPALDEEVEAAEHEHISIHNGWGPKRILTENGKVTGVEFKRCVSVFDENRRFSPKYDENDVMVVPADWVALSVGQAIDWGGLLDGSSAVLGRNNTIQVDDWTYQTAQSDVFAGGDAVTGPRFAIDAIAAGKQGAISIHRFVQPGQDLRFGRSRREFIELDKSTAVLEGYDNTPRQRPQAAETPDAPSFRDTRGTFTEEQMKKESERCLGCGATVVDEYMCVGCGMCTTKCKFDAIRLERAYDSPGVAFLDIKKTITPHVLKRKVKITAKKVFGGKE
- a CDS encoding putative membrane protein (Evidence 3 : Function proposed based on presence of conserved amino acid motif, structural feature or limited homology); translated protein: MNETALSKLARPLIVLATVIWGSTFVIMKNTLDTVPTFYLLAFRFTAGAAILVAIFWKKLKLLDRGYLMGGAVMGTLLFGAYSAQTFGLMLTTPGKNAFLTAVYCVIVPFLYWVVSHQRPDRYNVAAALLCITGVGLVSLSADLSMGWGDVLTLGSGLLYACHIIAVAKNAQGKDIFLLTAVQFAVTAVWAWVFALIFEEFPVGITAGAVGSLVYLSVFATAGALLFQNVGQKYTPPATAAVLLALEAPFGVFFSVLAGQERPTGPMLLGFALIFIAILCSETKFAFLRRERKNGEPDGL